A single window of Melospiza georgiana isolate bMelGeo1 chromosome 19, bMelGeo1.pri, whole genome shotgun sequence DNA harbors:
- the HASPIN gene encoding serine/threonine-protein kinase haspin, producing MPLQPRLLRTYSRRAGYLRPLPPPDRWISPPQDRKRLFSSTSAASSAASSALSASSAASTPSDDPDFSPPGKRPLQALGKRPACARRLRTRRKENRGPAGKENREPAGKENRKPENRGRETRGRGKENREPPGKKKRSQSKEPRGRREEPRRSPPSLSSASPCPSPSPSPPRGSRRRRQGPLCAARPPLLCSTPQWAPLRLSSTADSASAPGDSPVPRRRRSPLRLSSLLLSTTIEGGSELGEPRSQHRGSPERGSGQRPSLLSAGEEVPEWFRAQGSARSCEPQPGLRGSRRVLRSAVRGPCPAQAVPTPLKAPSTSPPLEGEPQRLVSCDSGTREEPSEVPSHLTRDSAKISSSCQRDLAKEYQLVPVVVLDPLEVPMRLKSMKLNNQADVQPACLQPGSPVGRQGILENKHKRTKGVPGEGSTCRKACISGFSASRWGRHTRLRPRRRKNKRQQQPNSSLFRLQPRQKLTRRRALEMSVGVRDNDSSLLNNSYSWARVRASLSFHKKKKVTTDESFCSSSLCTPSGKSQLSGYQASLSAGKAQGCSWFASSMVLLAPRDSSSVLELLLTDAEKVFGECNQEGPIAFEDCIPLNKMKDCKKIGEGVFGEVFQIDSERGPVALKIIPIEGTEKVNGEAQKSFGEILPEVIISKELSLLSEGSVNRTVGFISLYSVHCVQGAYPRYLLQAWDKFHEETGSENDRPDFFGTQQLFMVLEFEFGGRDLERMRSSFSSVASARSILHQVTASLAVAEQELHFEHRDLHWGNVLVRSTELRELQYVLDGQTHSIPTAGLHVNIIDYTLSRLEKDGLTVFCDLSTDLELFQGAGDPQFDTYRQMKEENSNSWTDYHPHSNVLWLHYLADKLLKAMCYKRKATTPALRRIKMQLSKFHKEVLTFESALDVLHHSSLFQ from the coding sequence ATGCCGCTGCAGCCGCGGCTGCTCCGCACCTACTCGCGGCGCGCCGGCTACCTGcgcccgctgccgccgcccgaCCGATGGATCTCGCCGCCGCAGGACCGCAAGCGCCTCTTCAGCTCGACCTCCGCCGCCTCCAGCGCCGCCTCCAGCGCCCTCTCCGCTTCCAGCGCCGCCTCCACCCCCTCGGACGACCCCGACTTCTCGCCGCCCGGCAAGCGGCCCCTGCAGGCCCTCGGTAAGCGCCCCGCCTGTGCCCGGCGGCTGCGGACCCGCAGGAAGGAGAACCGGGGCCCGGCCGGGAAGGAGAACCGAGAACCGGCCGGGAAGGAGAACCGGAAGCCGGAGAACCGGGGGCGGGAGACGCGGGGCCGGGGAAAGGAGAACCGGGAGCCGCCGGGGAAGAAGAAGCGGAGCCAGAGCAAAGAGCCCCGCGGGCGCAGAGAGGAGCCCCGGCGCTCGCCGCCGTCGCTGTCCTCGGCCTCACCGTGCCCGTCACCGTCCCCGTCCCCGCCGCGCGGTTCGCGGCGCCGCCGGCAGGGCCCGCTGTGCGCGGCGCGGCCGCCGCTGCTGTGCAGCACCCCGCAATGGGCCCCGCTGCGGCTCAGCTCCACCGCCGACAGCGCCTCGGCCCCCGGGGACAGCCCCgtgccccgccgccgccgctcgcccCTGCGCCTCAGCTCgctgctgctcagcaccaccATCGAGGGCGGCTCGGAGCTGGGCGAGCCCCGCTCGCAGCACCGCGGCTCCCCCGAGCGGGGCTCCGGGCAGCGGCCGTCGCTGCTGAGCGCTGGCGAGGAGGTGCCGGAGTGGTTCCGAGCGCAGGGCTCGGCTCGGAGCTGTGAGCCCCAGCCCGGGCTGCGCGGGTCCCGCCGTGTTCTGAGGTCGGCGGTGCGGGGACCCTGCCCGGCCCAGGCTGTCCCGACCCCGCTAAAAGCCCCAAGCACTTCCCCGCCCCTGGAGGGGGAGCCGCAGCGCCTTGTGTCCTGTGACAGTGGCACTCGTGAGGAGCCCTCTGAGGTCCCATCTCATCTCACAAGAGATTCGGCAAAAATAAGCTCGAGCTGTCAGAGAGACCTGGCCAAGGAGTACCAGCTTGTGCCAGTGGTGGTGCTGGACCCCCTGGAAGTGCCAATGAGGTTGAAGAGCATGAAACTCAACAACCAGGCTGATGTTCaacctgcctgcctgcagccaggatcTCCCGTGGGCCGCCAGGGGATCTTGGAGAACAAGCACAAAAGGACCAAGGGCgtccctggggagggcagcacctgcaggaaaGCTTGTATCAGTGGCTTCAGTGCCAGCCGCTGGGGCAGGCACACCCGCCTCCGGCCCAGGAGGCGCAAGaacaagaggcagcagcagcccaatAGTTCCCTTTTCAGACTCCAGCCAAGGCAAAAACTAACTCGGAGGAGAGCTCTGGAGATGTCTGTAGGTGTCAGAGACAATGACTCTTCACTCCTCAATAACTCTTATTCCTGGGCTAGAGTTCGAGCGTCTCTGTCCTTccataaaaagaagaaagtgaCCACAGATGAgagtttctgcagcagcagcctctgcacccCCTCAGGGAAATCCCAGCTTTCGGGGTACCAAGCCAGCCTGTCTGCTGGCAaagctcagggctgctcctggttTGCTTCCTCCATGGTCCTGCTGGCTCCCAGGGATTCCTCctctgtcctggagctgctccttaCAGATGCTGAGAAAGTGTTTGGAGAATGCAACCAGGAGGGCCCTATTGCTTTTGAGGACTGCAttcctttaaataaaatgaaagattgCAAGAAAATTGGAGAAGGGGTGTTTGGAGAGGTGTTCCAGATTGACAGCGAGAGAGGACCTGTGGCCTTAAAAATAATTCCCATTGAGGGGACTGAAAAAGTAAATGGTGAAGCTCAGAAGAGCTTTGGGGAGATTCTGCCTGAGGTAATAATTTCAAAAGAGCTCAGTCTCCTGTCTGAGGGCTCTGTGAACAGAACTGTGGGCTTTATCAGCCTCTACTCTGTGCACTGTGTCCAGGGGGCCTATCCCAGGTATCTCCTGCAAGCCTGGGACAAATTCCATGAAGAAACAGGCTCGGAAAACGACCGGCCTGACTTTTTTGGGACCCAGCAGCTGTTCATGGTGCTGGAGTTTGAGTTTGGGGGCCGGGACCTGGAGCGCATGAGGAGCAGCTTCTCCTCGGTGGCGTCAGCCAGGAGCATCCTGCACCAGGTCACTGCATCCCTGGcggtggcagagcaggagctgcacttcGAGCACAGGGACCTGCACTGGGGGAACGTGCTGgtgaggagcacagagctgagggagctgcagtACGTGCTGGATGGACAGACACACTCCATCCCCACCGCGGGCCTCCACGTCAACATCATCGACTACACCCTGTCCCGCCTGGAGAAGGACGGGCTCACCGTCTTCTGCGACCTCTCCACCGACCTGGAGCTCTTCCAGGGCGCTGGGGACCCCCAGTTTGACACCTACAGGCAGATGAAGGAGGAGAACTCCAACAGCTGGACTGACTACCACCCCCACAGCAACGTCCTCTGGCTGCACTACCTGGCTGATAAACTGCTGAAGGCCATGTGCTACAAGAGGAAGGCAACAACTCCTGCCCTGAGGAGAATCAAGATGCAGCTCAGCAAGTTCCACAAGGAAGTGCTGACCTTTGAGTCTGCCCTTGATGTTCTGCACCAcagcagcctcttccagtgA